AGCGCTACCGCACCCCGGCCCTGCCAGAGGGCCAGGGCGTGCCGCTCAACCCGGGCTTCGTCGTGCGGAAAGGCGATTTTGAGGGCAGCCGGGGCCCCGTCCTGCTGCCGCACCGGGATGACTATTGCGCCGTGGCCGTTCCAGGGCAGCGCCCCGGGGAGCAGGTCCGGGGTTAGCTGCCAGTTCTCCAGGCGGCCCTGGATGAGGTCCGGCAGGGACGCGAGCCATGCGCGCCCGGCACTGCTGCGGGTGTAACGGGCAGTGAGGTCCGGAGGGATGGGTACTACCGCTGGCTGGCTCATCAGTCCCAGCCTAAGTCCATGGGAGCGGCCCGTACCGCAGGCCCCTTTCAGACCACGCCCGTGGCCCCCAGCAGGTTGCCGATGGTGAAGGTGGCGGCGAGGGCAAGTGCTCCGCCCACCACCACCCGGACGGCAGCCCGGAACCTGGAACCGCCGCCGATCCAGGCACCCACTGCTCCCGTCAGTGCCAATGCCAGGAGCACTGCTACGAAGGTGACCGGAACCCGGACTTCCGCCGACGGGAGAAGGATGGCCAGCATGGGCAGCGTTGCCCCGATCACGAAGGCCACCGCCGAGGCAAAAGCGGCATGCCAGGGGCTGACGATATCGTCCTCGTCAATGTTGAGCTCAGCGGAAAGGTGTGCCGCGAGGGCGTCGTGCGCGGTCAGCTCCGCCGCCACTTGTCCGGCCGTTTCCTCGCT
This genomic interval from Arthrobacter sp. SLBN-100 contains the following:
- a CDS encoding VIT1/CCC1 transporter family protein — its product is MDTAGASSFHDNEPHRNDLAHRLNWLRAGVLGANDGIVSVAAIVVGVAGATSASGPILAAGAAGLVGGAVSMALGEYVSVSSQSDSQKALIEKERRELAEEPEVELAELTAIYQAKGLSEETAGQVAAELTAHDALAAHLSAELNIDEDDIVSPWHAAFASAVAFVIGATLPMLAILLPSAEVRVPVTFVAVLLALALTGAVGAWIGGGSRFRAAVRVVVGGALALAATFTIGNLLGATGVV